The genomic DNA CTCTGCGCCGTGTATTGGAGAGCGATCACTTCGTAGTCTTTGTCCCTTATGCTGCTCGGTTCCCTTTTGAGGTCACACTCCTCCCGGTACGCCACTCTTCCTCCTTTCAAGGGGAAACTCATCTTGCGGACCTTGCTGCGGTTCTGCGGCGGGTGCTCAAAGGGGTGCGGGAATGTTCAGGAGCTTCATCCTTCAACTTTGTCCTTCATACCGCACCGTACCATGCTCGGGAGGAGGAGGAAAGAAGCTACCACTGGCATTTTGAAATCCTTCCTGCTTCTCTTCGAGTTGCTGGCTTTGAATGGGGAAGTGGCTTCTCCATCAATGTGGTACGTCCTGAGGAAGCCGCAGAGAAAATGCGTTTGTGCCTTGAGCCTCTAAAGGGTGGGTGAGCAACTTGCCGCTAATTCGGTACGCTATGATTCTGGCAGGTGGCAAAGGGGACCGTCTCAGTGTGCTTTCTGTAGAACGAGCAAAGGCGGCAGTCCCTTTTGGGGGATGCTACCGCCTCATTGATTTCCCCTTGAGTAATTGTGTGAACTCTGGCATCTACGATATCGGGGTGCTCACCCAGTACCAGCCTCGATCCCTCATAGAGCACATTGGGGCAGGGCGTCCCTGGGACCTGGATCGGAAACAGGGTGGTGTTGAGCTTCTGCAACCGTACCTTGGTCGAACTGTTGGAGGATGGTATCGGGGTACAGGAGATGCGTTGTACCAGAATATGAATGTTATCCTGCGAAAAAAGGTCTCCCATCTCCTTGTTCTCTCTGGAGATCACGCCTACCTTATGGATTACAATCCTCTCATGACCTACCATATCGATCGGGATGCCGATGTGACCCTTGTGGTAACACGGGTCAGAGAGGAAGATGTTCCCCGCTTTGGAGTTGTTGCGGTGGACGAAGACAACTGGATTCTCCGCTTTGAAGAAAAGCCCCAGAT from Candidatus Caldatribacterium sp. includes the following:
- a CDS encoding galactose-1-phosphate uridylyltransferase, which encodes LRRVLESDHFVVFVPYAARFPFEVTLLPVRHSSSFQGETHLADLAAVLRRVLKGVRECSGASSFNFVLHTAPYHAREEEERSYHWHFEILPASLRVAGFEWGSGFSINVVRPEEAAEKMRLCLEPLKGG